From one Tetragenococcus osmophilus genomic stretch:
- the rsmB gene encoding 16S rRNA (cytosine(967)-C(5))-methyltransferase RsmB, producing the protein MSYDIKKSVRYVALQALERIQQGGAYSNLLLKEEIDKGELSQQDSRLLTELVYGTVSRQLLLEFYLQPFISKAKKVNNWVKLLLELSIYQLYYLDRVPDHAVLNEAVEIAKIRGNSGIGKFVNGVLRNIKRQGLPKTSTIKDPTERLAIQMSMPKWLTKKLIEELGTEQTKQLGDSLFSPSRVSLRVDTHRISRKNALASLAENGIEAVESTISEYGIIAEKGFIGKSDLFKKGFLTVQDETSMLVAPMLQIEKHHQVLDACAAPGGKTTHIASFLSKQQKGEVTALDVHEHKIQLIKENAKRMEVDEVIRPEKLDARKVNETFDEASFDRILVDAPCSGLGLMRRKPDIKYGKKPADLEKLAQVQLEILESVASTLKPMGILVYSTCTILSEENQQVVEQFLQKHSEFELMDMPISKSLASSLHNKMLTIYPHQYNTDGFFISCLRKKR; encoded by the coding sequence ATGAGTTATGATATAAAAAAGTCTGTTCGTTACGTGGCACTACAAGCTCTAGAAAGAATTCAACAAGGCGGTGCTTATTCGAACTTACTTTTAAAAGAAGAGATTGATAAAGGAGAACTTAGCCAACAAGACAGTCGATTGTTGACTGAACTTGTTTATGGTACTGTTAGCCGTCAGTTACTGCTTGAATTTTATTTACAGCCTTTTATTTCAAAAGCCAAAAAAGTGAACAATTGGGTCAAGTTACTGTTAGAGTTATCCATCTATCAACTTTATTATCTTGATCGTGTTCCTGACCACGCGGTGTTAAATGAAGCAGTGGAAATTGCTAAAATTCGAGGAAATAGTGGAATTGGAAAATTTGTTAATGGTGTTTTACGTAATATCAAACGACAAGGATTACCAAAAACATCTACTATAAAAGATCCTACGGAACGTTTAGCTATACAAATGAGTATGCCAAAGTGGCTAACAAAAAAGCTAATAGAAGAGCTCGGTACAGAGCAAACAAAACAATTAGGAGATTCGCTATTTTCACCTAGCCGAGTCAGTTTACGAGTTGATACACATAGAATCTCACGTAAAAATGCCTTAGCAAGTTTAGCAGAAAATGGAATTGAAGCTGTAGAAAGCACTATTTCTGAGTATGGTATTATAGCTGAAAAAGGATTTATTGGAAAAAGCGACTTGTTTAAAAAGGGATTTTTGACAGTTCAAGATGAAACTTCCATGTTAGTAGCCCCTATGTTACAAATAGAAAAACACCACCAAGTATTGGATGCTTGTGCGGCGCCAGGTGGTAAAACTACTCACATCGCTTCTTTTTTATCAAAGCAGCAAAAAGGGGAAGTTACAGCTCTTGATGTACATGAACATAAGATTCAGTTAATTAAAGAAAACGCTAAGCGAATGGAAGTTGATGAGGTAATAAGACCAGAAAAGTTAGATGCTAGAAAAGTCAATGAAACATTTGATGAAGCATCGTTTGATCGAATTTTAGTTGATGCGCCCTGTTCTGGTTTAGGGTTAATGCGCCGTAAGCCAGATATAAAATATGGGAAAAAACCAGCTGATTTAGAAAAATTGGCACAAGTCCAATTAGAGATTCTAGAAAGTGTGGCATCCACTTTGAAACCAATGGGAATACTGGTTTATAGTACATGTACGATTTTGTCTGAGGAAAATCAGCAAGTCGTTGAACAATTTTTACAAAAACATTCGGAGTTTGAATTAATGGATATGCCTATAAGTAAGTCGTTAGCTTCTAGTTTACATAATAAGATGTTAACAATATATCCACATCAATACAATACGGACGGTTTTTTTATAAGTTGTTTACGGAAAAAACGATGA
- the fmt gene encoding methionyl-tRNA formyltransferase, producing MTKIVFMGTPEFSVPILEGLVTAGYDIAAVVTQPDRAVGRKKKIIASPVKNKALELGISVLQPEKISGSQEMEEIAQLRPDLIVTAAFGQFLPEKLLQIPARGALNVHASLLPKYRGGAPVHYAIINGEDETGVSIMDMVKKMDAGSVYAQEAVSITREDDVGTMFTKLSYVGRDLLLKVLPQILAGSLLSVEQDEQQVTFAPNIKPEEEIIDWQKTAQEIDQKVRGMRPWPIAYTTYQGNRWKIWSVSVLEEKTEEKPGTIIRSTKGQLWVACGNQSVLAIEELQPSGKNKQEVTDFLNGAGKNVAVGQQVGQDEL from the coding sequence ATGACAAAAATTGTATTTATGGGAACGCCAGAATTTTCTGTCCCTATTTTAGAAGGACTGGTAACTGCTGGTTATGACATAGCAGCAGTTGTTACTCAACCTGATCGCGCGGTGGGACGCAAGAAAAAAATTATCGCCTCTCCTGTGAAAAATAAAGCCTTAGAACTAGGCATTTCAGTTTTACAACCAGAAAAGATAAGCGGTTCTCAAGAGATGGAAGAAATTGCCCAGTTGCGACCTGATCTCATCGTTACTGCTGCGTTTGGTCAGTTTTTACCAGAAAAATTATTACAAATTCCAGCTCGCGGAGCGTTAAATGTTCATGCTTCATTACTACCCAAATATAGAGGGGGAGCACCTGTGCATTATGCTATTATTAATGGGGAAGATGAAACAGGTGTTTCGATTATGGATATGGTTAAAAAGATGGATGCTGGCAGTGTATATGCACAAGAAGCTGTATCTATTACACGTGAAGATGATGTAGGGACCATGTTTACAAAGCTAAGCTATGTAGGTCGTGACTTGTTACTTAAAGTATTACCACAAATTCTAGCTGGTTCACTTCTTTCTGTTGAGCAAGACGAACAACAAGTGACTTTTGCTCCCAACATTAAACCAGAAGAAGAAATTATTGATTGGCAAAAAACAGCCCAAGAAATTGATCAAAAAGTAAGAGGAATGAGACCTTGGCCTATTGCTTATACAACTTATCAAGGAAACCGTTGGAAAATTTGGTCAGTCTCTGTATTAGAAGAGAAAACAGAAGAAAAACCAGGAACTATTATCCGCTCAACAAAAGGTCAATTATGGGTGGCATGTGGTAACCAGAGTGTGTTAGCAATTGAAGAATTGCAACCTTCTGGGAAAAATAAACAAGAAGTTACAGACTTTTTAAATGGTGCTGGAAAAAATGTAGCTGTCGGACAACAGGTGGGCCAAGATGAGTTATGA
- the priA gene encoding primosomal protein N', which translates to MTLFAEVIVDVPTMQTDQPFTYIVPESLTDVIEVGMRVEVPFGGGNRHIQGFVTDLKQTSKYPEKLKYIIRLLDLSPVLNQELLALADYMKETTYAFKITCLQTMLPSVMKAEYQKKIVLKDPRHPVKDEYFPQGDEMDWQEAEKKGILNQLKKLRKENIVELRYVVKNKNKVKKIRYVNSQLTTNNTEEFYQKINKQASRQKQLFELLRKNDHQPTAFYTKQGVPSTVLKEGEKRGWLSFEDVEAYRDPYQGRTFKKTTALTLNEEQQQAVNLVLTSENKAKNDVFLLEGITGSGKTEIYLQTIAAVMAKQKTAIMLVPEIALTPQMVERFKSRLGDAVAVLHSGLSQGERYDEWRKIERGEAQVVVGARSAIFAPLENIGVIIVDEEHETSYKQDEAPRYHARDLAIWRGEYHHCPVVLGSATPSLESRARAQKNIYQLLLLRKRADPAANLPSIEVVDLKEEYERKNTSNFSEDLQEKIADRLAKKEQSVLMLNRRGYSSFVMCRDCGYVLPCPNCDISLTLHMDTKTMRCHYCGHEERIPQHCPECGSNKIRYYGTGTQKVQEELQALFPEARILRMDVDTTRRKGAHERILQKFGAQEADILLGTQMIAKGLDYPNITLVGVLNADTALNLPDFRANERTFQLLTQVSGRAGRAEKQGEVVIQTFNPEHHAIVLAQQQDYESFYEQEMFLRHQSGYSPYYFTVKITCSHQEEQMAAKQIFKIAQLINTGLSAKSIVLGPTPSAIARVKNRYQYQMIIKYKKEPALSQLLKQILNESQKVQQKGLYVAIDNEPINFI; encoded by the coding sequence ATGACATTATTTGCCGAGGTTATCGTAGATGTACCTACCATGCAAACAGATCAGCCTTTTACCTATATTGTTCCCGAATCCCTAACAGACGTCATTGAAGTGGGAATGCGAGTAGAAGTACCTTTTGGTGGTGGGAACCGGCATATACAAGGATTTGTGACTGATTTGAAACAAACGAGTAAATACCCGGAAAAACTTAAATATATTATTCGTTTGTTAGATTTGTCTCCTGTTTTAAATCAAGAATTGCTAGCTTTAGCAGATTATATGAAAGAGACAACTTATGCTTTTAAAATTACTTGTCTGCAAACAATGTTACCTAGTGTAATGAAAGCTGAATATCAGAAAAAAATTGTGCTTAAAGACCCGAGGCATCCAGTAAAAGATGAATATTTTCCCCAAGGGGATGAAATGGACTGGCAAGAAGCTGAAAAAAAGGGGATATTAAACCAATTAAAAAAGCTTCGTAAAGAAAATATTGTGGAGCTTCGTTACGTAGTAAAAAATAAAAATAAGGTAAAAAAAATTCGCTATGTGAATAGCCAACTAACGACTAATAATACAGAAGAGTTCTACCAGAAAATTAATAAACAAGCCTCTCGACAAAAACAATTATTTGAACTGTTAAGAAAAAATGATCATCAACCAACCGCTTTTTATACAAAGCAAGGGGTTCCTTCTACTGTCTTAAAAGAAGGGGAAAAAAGGGGCTGGTTAAGTTTTGAAGATGTTGAGGCTTATCGTGATCCTTACCAAGGAAGAACTTTTAAAAAAACAACCGCTTTAACGTTAAATGAAGAACAGCAACAGGCGGTAAATTTGGTGCTTACGTCTGAGAATAAAGCTAAAAATGATGTTTTTTTATTAGAAGGGATTACCGGCAGTGGTAAAACAGAAATTTATTTGCAAACCATTGCGGCTGTTATGGCTAAGCAAAAGACAGCCATTATGTTGGTGCCAGAAATTGCGTTGACACCCCAAATGGTGGAACGTTTTAAAAGCCGTCTAGGAGATGCTGTGGCAGTGCTTCACAGTGGCTTAAGTCAGGGTGAACGTTATGATGAATGGCGCAAGATCGAACGAGGCGAAGCACAAGTAGTTGTAGGAGCACGTTCGGCTATTTTCGCTCCTTTAGAAAATATTGGTGTTATTATTGTCGACGAAGAACATGAAACTTCCTATAAACAAGATGAAGCACCTCGTTACCATGCCAGAGACTTAGCCATCTGGCGCGGAGAGTATCATCATTGTCCCGTGGTGCTTGGTAGTGCTACGCCATCATTAGAATCGCGTGCTCGTGCACAAAAAAATATTTACCAGTTACTTTTATTACGTAAACGAGCAGATCCAGCTGCCAATTTACCAAGTATAGAAGTGGTTGATTTAAAAGAAGAGTACGAAAGAAAAAACACAAGCAACTTCTCTGAGGACTTACAAGAAAAAATCGCCGACCGTCTGGCAAAAAAAGAACAGTCTGTATTAATGCTAAATCGTAGAGGATACTCTTCTTTTGTGATGTGTCGCGATTGTGGGTATGTTTTGCCCTGTCCTAATTGTGATATCTCTTTAACTTTGCATATGGATACTAAGACAATGCGTTGTCATTATTGTGGACATGAAGAACGTATCCCACAACATTGTCCAGAATGTGGCAGTAATAAAATCCGTTATTATGGAACGGGTACTCAAAAAGTACAAGAGGAATTGCAAGCATTGTTTCCAGAAGCTCGTATCTTACGTATGGACGTAGATACAACAAGACGTAAGGGAGCACATGAGCGTATTTTACAGAAGTTTGGTGCACAAGAAGCTGATATCTTGTTAGGGACACAAATGATTGCTAAAGGGTTAGATTATCCCAATATTACTTTGGTTGGTGTATTGAACGCGGACACTGCTTTAAATTTACCTGATTTTAGGGCAAACGAACGTACGTTTCAGTTACTAACTCAAGTATCTGGCCGTGCAGGACGTGCGGAAAAACAAGGAGAAGTAGTGATCCAAACATTTAACCCTGAACATCACGCTATTGTTTTAGCGCAACAACAAGATTACGAAAGTTTTTATGAACAAGAAATGTTTTTACGTCATCAAAGCGGTTATTCCCCTTACTATTTTACTGTAAAAATTACTTGCAGCCATCAAGAAGAACAGATGGCAGCTAAACAAATATTTAAAATCGCTCAACTAATAAACACTGGGCTAAGTGCAAAAAGTATTGTTCTAGGACCGACACCTAGTGCAATTGCACGAGTAAAGAATCGCTATCAGTATCAAATGATCATAAAATATAAAAAAGAGCCTGCGCTTTCTCAATTATTAAAACAAATACTTAATGAATCGCAAAAAGTGCAACAAAAAGGTTTATACGTAGCTATTGATAATGAACCTATTAATTTTATCTAA
- the rpoZ gene encoding DNA-directed RNA polymerase subunit omega, whose amino-acid sequence MMLKPSIDSLLESVNSKYSLVLLASKRAHELDAGANPTLDNFDSVKNVGKALEEIDAQTVVNDPNPELKRARLQMEQEEKQAQKQQEQKNLEDRIREDNNGV is encoded by the coding sequence ATGATGTTAAAACCTTCTATCGATTCGTTACTAGAATCGGTTAATTCCAAATATTCATTGGTGCTATTAGCTAGTAAACGTGCACATGAGTTAGATGCTGGTGCAAATCCAACGTTAGACAATTTTGATTCAGTAAAAAATGTTGGTAAAGCCCTAGAAGAAATTGATGCACAAACAGTGGTAAATGATCCTAACCCCGAATTAAAACGAGCTAGATTACAAATGGAACAAGAAGAAAAACAAGCGCAAAAACAACAAGAACAAAAAAATTTAGAAGATCGCATCCGTGAAGATAATAACGGTGTTTAA
- the gmk gene encoding guanylate kinase, with protein MTERGLLIVLSGPSGVGKGTVRKAIFDSEDNDFQYSVSMTTRKQRIGEIEGEDYYFRSKEEFEQMIRKGQMLEYAEYVGNYYGTPLPYVQKTLDKGKDVFLEIEVQGALQVKEKVPDGVFIFLTPPDLAELRMRITGRGTDSEDKIDERMKVAREEIEMMASYDYAVVNDEVPKAVERIKNIISSEHFRVERVIGKYRKMLEEL; from the coding sequence ATGACAGAGCGGGGATTATTGATTGTTTTATCCGGCCCTTCCGGTGTAGGAAAAGGAACAGTTCGCAAAGCAATATTTGATAGTGAAGACAATGATTTTCAATATTCGGTTTCAATGACAACTCGCAAACAGCGAATCGGAGAGATCGAAGGGGAAGATTATTATTTTCGCTCAAAAGAAGAATTTGAACAAATGATACGAAAAGGCCAAATGTTGGAGTATGCTGAATATGTGGGAAACTATTATGGAACTCCATTACCTTACGTTCAAAAAACATTGGATAAGGGAAAAGACGTGTTTTTAGAAATTGAGGTTCAAGGTGCTTTACAAGTAAAAGAAAAAGTGCCAGATGGCGTATTTATTTTTTTAACACCACCAGATTTGGCGGAATTACGTATGCGAATCACCGGTCGTGGAACAGATTCAGAAGATAAAATTGATGAGCGCATGAAAGTTGCTCGCGAAGAAATTGAAATGATGGCATCTTATGATTACGCCGTTGTTAATGATGAAGTACCTAAAGCAGTCGAAAGAATTAAAAATATTATTTCAAGCGAACACTTTCGAGTGGAACGCGTAATTGGAAAGTATAGAAAAATGTTAGAGGAGTTGTAA
- a CDS encoding YdbC family protein — MAKDFSYEILEEIAVLSENAKGWRKELNLVSWNGRPPKFDLRDWSPEHEKMGKGLTLSNEEFEALKQAVSAM; from the coding sequence ATGGCAAAAGATTTTTCATATGAAATTTTAGAAGAAATAGCTGTTTTATCAGAAAACGCGAAAGGTTGGCGTAAGGAATTAAACCTTGTTAGTTGGAATGGGCGGCCCCCAAAATTTGATTTGCGTGATTGGAGCCCAGAACATGAAAAAATGGGAAAAGGCTTAACCTTAAGTAATGAAGAATTTGAAGCTCTTAAACAAGCTGTAAGTGCAATGTAA
- a CDS encoding patatin-like phospholipase family protein, translating to MEIKKLYASILNKNPILLTRTKLIFPFYSTHSEAKEKMKEAVYNQNCWYIKTGNWIVLFSIKWKNQRLEVENLLYKGSEKVTWLFILQIIEKFARSYFVSKITFSFFTKGVLFPWLTSQGYQQDEHGFSKELSYHTALVLSGGGARGAYQIGAWRALKELGISFEMITSTSVGTLNAALIMMNDETKAQQLWYKISTEQILAFPQAAATNYSFKQLTRQLRSLSKTAMKEKGVSTLPLQKLMVQTLDEAKLKTSSIKFYICTTRLKGLKEKVVAIHSIKQSWKWLTASAAFFPAMQPVRIQGEDYVDGGYRNDFPLDVALSKGAKECICIDAKGPGVRKKISLPENVVNVQLRSPWPLGSFLIFDSKRSKVNERLGYLEMLKYFGKYTGFWYTFSNMTDWQTNWQAFIMSLSAQEFALLKKSNFWQKFYKYHGKKVSLEQVGEAFVELIGRILRLPADRSYTKEQFLNAFMKKKTELSFPPELVRSFNEWVELYYKDYFFLSKKNQFLFLDALLEKDMHLSKWFIEQTEVLFIAAKFFHFLKNETEEKCVINNEE from the coding sequence ATGGAGATAAAAAAATTATACGCTTCGATTCTTAATAAAAACCCTATTCTTTTAACACGTACAAAATTAATTTTTCCTTTCTATTCCACTCATTCTGAAGCTAAGGAAAAAATGAAAGAGGCGGTTTATAACCAAAATTGTTGGTATATAAAAACAGGCAACTGGATCGTTCTTTTTAGCATAAAGTGGAAAAACCAACGTCTAGAAGTCGAAAATTTATTGTATAAAGGTTCTGAGAAGGTTACTTGGCTTTTTATTTTACAAATTATTGAAAAATTTGCTCGTAGTTACTTTGTTTCTAAAATAACTTTTTCGTTTTTTACTAAAGGCGTTTTATTTCCTTGGCTAACTTCGCAAGGTTACCAACAAGACGAGCACGGTTTTTCTAAAGAATTGTCTTATCACACAGCCCTTGTTTTAAGTGGTGGTGGTGCCAGAGGAGCTTATCAAATTGGAGCTTGGCGAGCTTTAAAAGAACTAGGGATTTCTTTTGAAATGATTACTAGTACCTCAGTAGGTACCTTAAATGCAGCGCTTATTATGATGAATGATGAGACAAAGGCACAGCAACTTTGGTATAAAATTAGTACAGAACAAATTTTAGCTTTTCCTCAAGCTGCTGCTACAAACTATTCTTTTAAGCAGTTAACTCGTCAGCTTCGTTCGCTTAGTAAAACAGCAATGAAAGAAAAAGGCGTTAGTACTTTACCACTTCAAAAGTTAATGGTACAAACATTAGATGAAGCTAAATTAAAAACTTCCTCTATTAAATTTTATATATGTACCACGCGTTTAAAAGGGCTAAAGGAAAAAGTTGTCGCTATTCATTCGATAAAACAGTCTTGGAAGTGGTTGACGGCTTCTGCTGCTTTTTTTCCAGCGATGCAGCCTGTACGAATTCAAGGAGAAGATTATGTTGATGGGGGTTACCGTAATGATTTTCCATTAGATGTAGCTTTGTCTAAAGGAGCAAAAGAATGTATCTGTATTGATGCAAAAGGGCCTGGAGTCCGTAAAAAGATCAGCCTACCTGAAAATGTCGTCAATGTTCAATTACGTTCTCCTTGGCCTTTAGGTAGTTTTCTAATTTTTGATAGCAAACGTTCTAAAGTAAACGAACGGTTAGGCTATTTGGAAATGTTAAAATATTTTGGGAAGTATACTGGTTTTTGGTATACTTTTAGCAATATGACGGATTGGCAAACAAATTGGCAAGCATTTATTATGAGCTTATCTGCTCAAGAATTTGCTTTGTTAAAAAAGAGTAACTTTTGGCAGAAGTTTTATAAATATCACGGCAAAAAAGTTTCCTTAGAACAAGTTGGGGAAGCATTTGTCGAACTTATCGGGCGTATTTTAAGACTTCCTGCTGATCGGTCTTATACTAAAGAACAATTTTTAAATGCTTTTATGAAGAAAAAAACAGAACTTTCGTTTCCGCCTGAACTTGTGCGTTCTTTTAATGAGTGGGTTGAACTATATTATAAAGATTACTTTTTTCTTTCAAAAAAGAATCAATTCTTATTTCTTGATGCACTTTTAGAAAAAGATATGCACTTATCTAAATGGTTTATTGAGCAAACAGAGGTTTTATTTATTGCAGCTAAATTTTTTCATTTTTTAAAAAATGAAACTGAAGAAAAATGCGTAATTAATAATGAAGAATGA
- the thiD gene encoding bifunctional hydroxymethylpyrimidine kinase/phosphomethylpyrimidine kinase, whose amino-acid sequence MRGQVPQTVTIAGSDSGGGAGVQADLKTFQAREVFGTSIFVALTAQNTKGVQQSLPVPRSFIEAQFASLADDFHIHAAKTGMLYDQEHVQTVADCYQKHSFGPLTVDPVMIAKGGHSLLKEEAIQTIKKELLPQTYVLTPNLPEAEVLTGLKIKTKQEVKKAATTLQEMGAKNVIIKGGHLEGKEATDFVLMEDSSIFQLSAPRIQSKNTHGTGDTFSSCITAELAKKKPFKEAVFTAKAFIQGAIEEQIIVGSGHGPTNHWAKLSKNITVKEGF is encoded by the coding sequence ATGAGAGGCCAAGTACCACAAACAGTCACCATTGCAGGTTCAGATTCGGGCGGAGGCGCAGGTGTGCAAGCTGATCTAAAAACGTTTCAAGCTAGAGAAGTTTTTGGAACAAGTATTTTCGTTGCATTAACAGCTCAAAACACTAAAGGAGTTCAGCAAAGTTTACCTGTGCCTCGCTCTTTTATCGAGGCTCAGTTTGCTTCTTTAGCCGATGATTTTCATATTCACGCGGCAAAAACTGGGATGTTATATGATCAAGAACACGTACAAACCGTTGCTGATTGTTATCAAAAACATTCATTCGGACCTTTAACGGTAGACCCTGTTATGATAGCAAAAGGTGGACATTCTTTATTGAAAGAAGAGGCAATACAAACAATAAAAAAAGAACTTTTACCTCAAACTTACGTACTAACTCCGAATTTACCGGAAGCTGAAGTATTAACAGGTTTAAAAATAAAAACAAAACAAGAGGTAAAAAAAGCGGCTACCACTTTACAAGAAATGGGAGCAAAAAACGTTATTATCAAAGGTGGGCATTTAGAAGGGAAAGAAGCCACAGATTTTGTATTAATGGAAGACAGTTCTATTTTTCAATTGAGTGCACCTCGTATTCAGTCAAAAAATACCCATGGTACTGGAGATACGTTTTCTTCTTGTATAACAGCAGAATTGGCTAAGAAAAAACCGTTTAAAGAAGCAGTTTTTACAGCTAAGGCATTTATTCAAGGTGCTATAGAAGAGCAAATTATTGTAGGCTCTGGACATGGGCCAACGAATCATTGGGCAAAATTAAGTAAAAATATTACAGTAAAAGAAGGCTTTTAG